The following nucleotide sequence is from Coffea eugenioides isolate CCC68of chromosome 3, Ceug_1.0, whole genome shotgun sequence.
GTAGATgatgttttgatcgatatatgTTTTCATGCACCAATTCTTCAAGTATTTCTCCATTTCTATGAGGATAAGAAAGGAGGGATGCTCTGCTCATATCTGAAAAAGTTACTTGGATCAACCTCCTGCTTCACATGGGCCAACCtgtagaaatttttcctaaaatacttCATGCCCCAGACGCTAGCTTGTGCGAAACTGGTGTTGCCTTCCCTGTTGGCTCCCAAGTCCAAATCTCGATAATTCAGGTACGCACCCCTAGGAAATCTGGAAACAAATGGAGCCATGTATTTGTAAAGCCTTCGGATCCAATCTATGTACCTTTGAGAGTTTGCATTCTCCTCTTCAGTCCAAAACACCATGTGTTGAAATTGATATATGTTTCCAGCTCTGTGTGGATATGGAATTTCAGTATCTGATATCTCAAACATCCTTCCACCAGATGGTGAAAGGATAAGCTGAGCTCTCTCAGCTTCTTCTTCGAAGAATCTTTTCCACAATCCTTCCAATGCAACTTCAGATATGGGCTCAACTACGTAGTCTGATTTGGCTTTGTAATATGTTTTGGGATATGGAGTGCTGCGTACCAAATCATTCACGGTTGATCCACTTGGAAGACCGGCAAAATAAACGGCAGACTCAATCCAGCTCATCTCTGTGCAGTCTTCTTTGCGCAATCCTAGCTCAGGGAAGCTTTCTTGCATCAGCGGTAGAAGCTTGGCAACTGTTCCCAGGTACAAAGATTGAAACGCTGCTTGAACTGTTAATTTTCCACCGCTCCTCGCCTGTGTAATAAAGATTCTGATGAATAAGTCTCGATCAAGCCTGTACCCAATTTGTTGCCACTGGTGGACAAGCTTGCTTGCATTCTGTTCTAAGGTTCTGTTGACTGTAAAAACTGTAACTGTTGATGGAACGGATACCAATTGGAGTCTGTACGCGAGAATTACTCCAAAACTGGCTCCTCCTCCACCTCTAATGGCCCAGAAAAGATCTTCTCCCATTGATTTTCTATCAAGAATCGCTCCTTCCGCATTCACAATTTTAGCATCAATGACATTGTCAGCAGCCAGGCCATATTTTCGCGTCAATGCGCCTTCTCCTCCCCCACTAATGTGTCCGCCCGATCCTACAGAAGGGCACACACCTGCAGGAAAGCCAAGATTGGGGCTCTTCTCAGCAATTGCATGATATAGTTCACCAAGACGTACTCCAACTCCAATCCAGGCTGTTTTGCTCTCAGTATCGACGGATATTCGACTCAGATTCCTCATATCAACAATAACAAATGGCTGGAGATAATAGGAAAGATAAGAAAGGCCCTCATAATCATGGCCTCCGGATCTAACTCTGATCTGTAAGCCATTggattttgcacaattaacaaCTAGCTGAACGTGAAAATCGCTGAGTGGCGTAACTATGACCAAGGGCCTTCTTTCCATGGGAGATATAAATCTTATGTTCTCTATGGAAGATTGCAGAACAGAATTATAGGAAGAGTTTGTTGGTGTATAAATGACTTGTGAGATTGAGTCATTGTTCTGAGAATGAAGACACTGAAGAAATCTATCATGAATTTCAGCCCTAGTGCTCCACGGCATTGAGAAAACAAGAACTAATGaacaaagaaaaatgcatgaaagtTTGGTGCTTGAAGTAGTCTCCATTATTGGCAAGGTTCTTATGGTTTAACTTCAAGAATTGATGCACTACAATATCGTAAGTGCATGGCTATTTATACTTACAAATTTGATGGTAGTTTATAGTCCTGCTACAGCATTGACAGTTTTCTATACGTTTCTTTGTTTGTAAGGATTGCagacagaaaaaagaaaaagtcaagcaATCTAGCGACGAAGCTAGATTGACCCATCATACCTAAACTCAATTTGAACCAGCGACGAAGCTAGGATCCTGTGGGTACTCGGAGGGGGGATGACTGTCAATTATGGATTTGCTAATAGCGTCAATTTTATGCctcttgtgtttgaattattgcATTGGATTTATAATGAATATCATATTTATGTTCTAAATGAATCTATGTAGATTTCTTACATAGCGgagaaaattttataaatttaaagaAAGAATTATAAATCAAAAGGTGAACTTTGTTAGTTTTAAAGGGGTGAGAgtcaagaaattttggaaaattgtGTGGACAGAGGGGCAAATAGGTCCTTTTTACAAGAATCCAAGTCGCAAAAAGTGAAAATAGTTGAAAACTTTAAACCTATTATAACATTTTTCTAAAACTTGATGATGGGGGTACCAATTGCCACTAATCTATAATAGGTCTTTAGCGTATGAGTTTGGTATTAGACTATCAGGGAGTGGGGAAAATTCATGGCCAAAAACCAGGAAAAAAATGTTGGATACAATGATGacagaaagaaaaacaaggcATTCACACTGTGGTTATAATTATACCTGAGTGAAATTTGTGCCATGCGTATATACAAGAGGATTTGGATTTCTcatcattgtttttttttttttggagccaCCATAgaatggtttttttttcttctttttattgtttCCTCTTTGTGGGTGTCAAAACACATGCTAATTATTT
It contains:
- the LOC113766539 gene encoding berberine bridge enzyme-like 18; translation: METTSSTKLSCIFLCSLVLVFSMPWSTRAEIHDRFLQCLHSQNNDSISQVIYTPTNSSYNSVLQSSIENIRFISPMERRPLVIVTPLSDFHVQLVVNCAKSNGLQIRVRSGGHDYEGLSYLSYYLQPFVIVDMRNLSRISVDTESKTAWIGVGVRLGELYHAIAEKSPNLGFPAGVCPSVGSGGHISGGGEGALTRKYGLAADNVIDAKIVNAEGAILDRKSMGEDLFWAIRGGGGASFGVILAYRLQLVSVPSTVTVFTVNRTLEQNASKLVHQWQQIGYRLDRDLFIRIFITQARSGGKLTVQAAFQSLYLGTVAKLLPLMQESFPELGLRKEDCTEMSWIESAVYFAGLPSGSTVNDLVRSTPYPKTYYKAKSDYVVEPISEVALEGLWKRFFEEEAERAQLILSPSGGRMFEISDTEIPYPHRAGNIYQFQHMVFWTEEENANSQRYIDWIRRLYKYMAPFVSRFPRGAYLNYRDLDLGANREGNTSFAQASVWGMKYFRKNFYRLAHVKQEVDPSNFFRYEQSIPPFLSS